Below is a genomic region from Treponema sp. J25.
TCTCCTTTTAAGGCTTGAACAATAAAATTACTAACGACTCGACCGTCATTAGGATGCATATTTGGACCGTAGGTGTTAAAAATACGGGCCACTTTTATTTGTAGCTTATGCTGACGATGGTAGTCAAAAAATAGAGTTTCTGCACAGCGTTTGCCCTCGTCATAACACGCCCGAATACCGATGGGATTGACATTACCCCAGTATTCTTCTACCTGGGGGTGTACCGATGGATCTCCATACACTTCTGAGGTACTCGCCTGGAGTATTTTTACCTTGAGGCGTTTTGCAAGGCCGAGCATGTTTATCGCCCCATGTACCGAAGTCTTTGTGGTTTGTACTGGATCAAATTGATAATGTACAGGAGATGCAGGACAGGCTAGATTATAAATTTCATCTACCTCTACATATAATGGAAAGGTTACATCATGGCGGATTACTTCAAAATACGGATTGGTTAATAAATGGGCAATGTTCCGTTTTGAGCCGGTGTAAAAATTATCAACACAAATAACTTCATTGCCTTCCTGTAGTAATCGTTCGCATAGATGGCTTCCAATAAAACCAGCGCCACCGGTAACCAGGATTCTTTTACGATAGGGATTAGTATAAGACATACACAGCCTCACATTATATTGTTATTCTACGTCTATGACATCCATCCATGGAGCTATGATTCCAGATGGATATTCAATCTGCGATTTAAAACCGAGCCAATAGCGGGGAGCGATAACCTTTTTCCTGTTTTTCATGAAAAACGCTCCCCACCAGGAAAAACTGCTATTAGAAAGCACCCCATACTCACAAAGACTCATAAGGGCAAGATCCCCATATTGATCTAAATTTGAAATTGCTTTTTCAGAAAGATTTGGAAAATTGTGTAATACATATTCTGAATCATCAGTGAGAAAAATAAAAAAAGGATTGTTGATCGTCTCGGTAAAAATCTTGGTGGCCCTGTGATAATAGGAGAGAGGAAGATCTGCCCCTGTTTTCCCCAGAACGTCAAATGTTATATAATCGGTTTTACGTATGTGAACAAATACAAAGTTTTTCTTTTTAGGAAGCGAATCAAGAAACATATGTGCTTTATGTATATGGGTTTCTTTGATGGAGAAAGATACATTTTTTGCTAACTCTGCTTTTTGAAAATAAAATGTTGGTATCCATATGAAAGGAAATATTCCTTTTTTTAAGAAATAATGATTCTCTAGTTTATAACCGTTGTAGTGATCGAAAGAACAATATATAGACCCTATAATTCTAATTTTTCTTAAAAAGTTTAACACATAGCATAAATATTTGTCGAATAGCTTTACGATAATCTTATTATTAATTATATTCAGAACTAGAGTAGTATCTAGGCATTCATTAATTGATGGCATATTTAGAAGAATAAATTTTCTTTTTTTTATTTCTTTGGTTGCCGAATCTACTCCATTCAGTTGGAATAATTGATTACCCAATCGACCGGTTCCATTAAATAGTATATGCATAATTTATCTCTGTTCTAATCTTAGTTTTTCTTTTTTTCTTAGTATCTGTATTTTCCAGTATTTGTAATAAAGATAAGGACAATTTATTATTTTATGGTAATTATCTTTATAGTAGGCCTCTAAATCATTTTTAGTAAAAGCATAAATATCTTCCCATCTTCTTAATGCTAATACAGGAAGATCGGGAAAATAAGTAAAAAAAACATTTTCCTTTACTATTGGGATAGAATTTAGGATTATTGCCTCCCATGTTCTATGACAATCAAAACCATTACCGGGAGGAGATAAAACATATTGATAGTTAGACACTATTTTTCTATAAACAGGTACCGGTTTTTTATTTGAAAAACACAAAGAATAATCTAATTTCTCAAAGATATTAAATGCTTTTTCTCGTTCTAATGGGTTAGTGCTAATGCTAAAATTAACTAATATTTTACACTTTTTTTTTCTAATTGTTTTGTATTTAAAAAATTCAAAAATAATTCCATTCTCTAAATATTTTAGATTTTCTAAACCAATAGGGATAGCCTGAATTTTGTTATGCTTAAATAATATGTTCTGTACAAACGCATAATATATCATTGGATGATCAAATATGTATGAGGATGATTCATTGAAATTTTCATCTCCATTAGTAACTATTAATATAATTGGATTTTTTAAATTTTTAACTATTTTTTCGTAAAATTCCCCTAACAAAGGGGACTCAACGAAAATAATATCTCCTTTTTTTATTTTTTCAATAGATATTTTTTTATGTTTTTCATATCTTTTTTTTGTAATGAGCCTTAAAGTATCTCCAGATATATAAGGATAACTCGGTGGTCTTAATTTAAGGCTGAAAATAATCTTTTTTATAATTTTTTTAATTATATTTCTCATGATTTTATTCCCAACATTTTTTTCACTATGCTTTTTATTTTCTTTTGCCAACGGTTTTTTATCCAACTAGCCTCCCAATAATGGATAGCATAACTTTCATGACCAATATATGTTTTTTTAATTGTTTTTATATCTAGGTTTTTCGATAATTCATAATTTGGATATGGATAAAAATAGAGAGAAGGGAAGATAACGGCACTTAAATTAATGGCCATGTTTTTTATAAAGAGCTCTGTAAAAAGTCCTGGCCCAGAATGGTTAATAACCTTCATTCCATCGGTGGAAAAGAGAGGCCGTTTTGTAGCCTCTAATAGTTCTTCAAAAAAGAAGTTTTGGGGGTAGGTACCAATAAGAGCATTAATAATATTTATTGTTGATCCGTTACTATGCCCAGCAAAAAATCCGCACCCCTCTATGATTGGTTCAAAATTCTTAAGACATTCAAAATCGGTGTCTACATAAATACCGCCAAAACGATAGAGAATTTCATAGCGGGCAATGTCACTTTTGATGCCATAACTGGGCGAAAGATTATAGGCTATTTTATTCTTTAATCCTAATTTTTTTATTTTTTCTTCATCCCAGAGAATATATTCCCAATCGGGATGATAGAGCTTCCAGCTCTGCATAAAAGTTTTATATGCTTCTGGTACTGGAGAGCCCAGCCATATCTGATGAATAATTCGGGGGATCCGTTGGGTAATAGGAAGCGACTGGTTTAAAAAATCATTAAAACGGCGCTCTGCCAGTTCCCAAACAGGTAGGTTTTCAAGTTTTTTTTGTTCTTCTGTTTCAAAAAGGCAAAGGTCTAAAAATTTATTCATGTTTTTTTTGTTTTATTTCCGCATGCTGGGTGCTTTCTATATATTTTTTAAAAGCCCGATTGGTTAGTAGCTCAGTATAATTCCCTTCTGCTATAATTCTTCCCTGTTCTAAAAGATAAATCCGGTCACATTTTTCAATGGTGGTTAGTCGATGAGCAATAATAATGATTGTTTTACTGCGTTGCAGTTCTTCGATGGCTTCAAGAATTGTTCTCTCCGTGATAGTGTCGAGGGCACTGGTGGCCTCATCAAAAATAAGTATCTCCGGTTCATGGTATAATGCCCGGGCAATCCCAAGACGTTGCCGCTGGCCCCCACTCAAACGGACTCCCCGTTCCCCGATAATCGTATCGTATCCCTGGGGAAGTTCGTTAATAATAAAGTCATGGATATGGGCCATCTTGGCGGCCCTTTCTACTGCCCCATTGTCAATCTCGGTATCGGAGAACCCAAATGCAATATTATGGCGAACCGTGTCGTCGCTTAAGAATATAAACTGGGGAACATAGCCAATATTCCGCCGCCAGTTTCTCATATTGTTTTCGCTCAGGGGCGTGTCATCTATTAAAATGGTTCCTTCCTGGGGCCGGAGTAAACCGATAATAATGTCTACCAGGGTGCTTTTTCCTGAACCGGTTCTGCCGGCGATGCCTATGGTTGCGTGTGCGGGGATCCGTAGATTGATATTCTGAAAAAGTGCTTCGTTTGCGGTGGCATAGCGGAACGATATGTTATTAAGACGGATCCCCTCGCGAAGTCTGAGCTTTGTTTCTTCCTTTTCTGATGCAGGTAAATATATGGGCATCCGAAAATGTTCTTTTAACGTGTCTACACTGGAAGTAAAATAGTTAAGACTTGCGATACTGCGGAATACACTCTGAATGCTTGGCATGAGCCGGTAACCCGCGAGGGCAAAAAGGGTAAAGGTTTGCAAAATGGTGGAAAAATCTTTAACCAGTAGAAAATAAAAGGTGGCAAAGAGCACCATGAGACCAAAGATAAGAGTCTCAAGAATATATTTAGGTAAATCACTTAATAATTCATTAATTGCATAGCTTAATGCATATTGTTTTGTGGGAACTGAGAAATCTTCTATAAAGTGGTATTCTCGCCCAAGGATCTGAATATCCTTTATGCCCCCAAAGGCTTCAAGAAGGGCCTTGGTGCTTTTTCCTTCTACCACGAGACGTTCTCTTCCGAGCCGTTCGATGGTCTTCCGTATCAAGGTGTAGAGGATGCTGTAGGAACTAATGATAATCACCGCTGTTACCAGAGCTATGAGAGGATTTACCATTACTAGAAGAATAATCAAAAGAAGAGAGATGAGCCCACGGGAAACGATATCCATAAAGGGGTTTAGAACATTCCCTACAATATTGTTTACTTCTTTTTGAATATTCCGAAGCAGTTCGGATGAATTATGGGTAACAAAGAACTCGTAAGGGGCATATAGGTATTTGGTAAGAAGCTTAACGCTTAATTTATGTATTCGAAGAAGGGTAAACTTCTTTGCCACATAGGTAATCAGGGCCTTACTTACATTACTGAGGAGAATAAAAAAAACAAAGACAAGTCCTAAAAAGACAATAAACGAAGATACGGAGGAAAAATGCAGGAACTGATACAAAAATCGGAGTAATTCATTGGTATGGATGCTTTCAGGATTAGAGAGAATAGTGATAAATGGTAGAATCGAGCCAATCCCTACCATCTCGATAAGGGCCGAGAAAAACATGAGGATAAAAATAATGGATAATTTTATCTTATCCTCTTTTTCAAAAAAACTGAGGGTGGTACGGATAGGATCAATTATTTTTCGTAGTTTCGACACGATCATGTTTTCTTATTTCTTTCCCTATTTTTTTTCATTTTCCTACCGCAAAGTAGGTAAATCCTGCGGCCTCCACTTCATGCCGTTTGTAAATATTGCGCAGATCAAAAAAGTAGGGGGCCCGGAGCAGACGACGCACCCGTTCCAGGTCCAGATTTCGGAATTGGTTCCATTCGGTAAGGATCACCAGGGCGTCCGCCCCTTCGATTGCTTCATATTCATCGTGGGCATAGTAAAGGGAATCCTTAATAGCTGAAAGTCGCCAGCTTGCCTCTTTCATGGCGGCGGGATCAAAAGCCCGAAGTTGGGCCCCCCGGGTAACAAGGCCTTCACAAATGGTGATGGCCGGGGATTCCCTCATATCGTCCGTATTGGGTTTAAAGGCCAGCCCCAAAATTGCAATCGTCTTTCCCTTAAGAGAGCCGGGGCCACCGAGGCCATCTTCGATTTTTTTTACCATCCGCTGTTTTTGTCGTTCGTTGGCGGCAATGGTGGTTTCCACAAGAGTTAAGGGCTCCCCATAATCCCGACCGATCCGGGCCATGGCCTGGGTATCCTTCGGGAAGCAGGAGCCTCCATAGCCAGGGCCGGGATGTAAAAACTTTGCCCCAATACGTCCATCCCGGCCCATGGCCCGAGCGACATCCTGTACATTGGCACCCACCTTTTCGCAGAGATTGGCCACTTCATTAATAAAGGTGATTTTTACCGCGAGAAAGGCATTACTCGCATATTTAATCATCTCGGCGGTTTCTAGGTTTGTCTCGATATAAGGCGTTTCGTTCAGGTATAGGGCGCGGTACACATCTTTCATGAGTTCCCGGGCCCGATCGCTCTCTGCTCCAATGACTACCCGGTCAGGATGGGTAAAATCCTGTACCGCTGAGCCTTCTCGAAGAAATTCCGGATTGGAGACCACATCAAATTCAATACGGGCAGCCTCGGGGCCTCGTTTTTCTAGTTCTTCCCGGATCCAGCCCATCACCTTACGGGCAGTTCCTACGGGAACGGTACTCTTATCTACCACCACCGTATATTTGTTAATGGCCCGCCCTATTTCTCGAGCTACCTGCTCTACGTACCTTAGATCGGCGCTGCCATCGTCTGCCGGTGGGGTCCCTACCGCAATAAAGGCCACTTCGTTTGCCTGCACTGCAGCGGCCAGATTGGTGGTAAAGCTGAGGCGCCCTGCGGCCACGGTACGGGCAACCACATCGTCCAACCCAGGCTCATAGATAGGGATAATACCCTTTTTCAGGGCCTCTATTTTTTCACTGTTATTATCTACACAGGTAACAAAATTCCCAAAATCCGCAAGACAGGCCCCTGAAACAAGGCCCACATAACCAGTACCAATAACCGCAATTTTTGCCATGGAACTAACTCCTCGTCATTGCTTGTAGCATAAGATAATTTTTCTCATCATGTGTTTGTTTTACATAGCAACAGAATTTTCTGCGTTCCACATTTTTTATTAATAGTGGTGTCCAATACCAATGAATACACTTCGGTAATTTCCTGAAGGAATCCCTTTGATTCTCAGGGCCTCTTGAATATCGAAACCCACGCTAATTCGGACATAAAAGCTTCGCATAAAGTAGGGAAAGGTTACCACCTCAAGTCCCGCGGTGGTGATGGCCCCCTGAAGCGAAAATTCCCGTCCATGGACGGGGTCTTTTACCAGGGCCACATCGAAGAAGGGAGACCACTGTTGTTCAAAATCAAACAGGGCCATCCATTTTTTCCCAAACCACTCGGAAGGAACAAAGCGAATAACTCGGAAGGAAAAGTTCGTATTAAGGTATAGCCCATACTGAGCGGTAACGCTACTGGAAAGGATGCCCCGGATTGGCTCAGCCCCACTGGTATTGGGATCGTCAAAATAATATACCCCATACAGGCGACTTGAAAGACCCAGCCACGAAAACACTGGATAATGACCCATAATTGTGGCCGTTATATTCCTGCTCCAGGTTTCCTTATAAAAATTATGGGTGTTAGTATTGGCAAAGGAAACCTCGAGGCCGCGACGGAAATTCCCCACCCAGTCGGTACGTCCAAACGAGAGGGTATGTGAAAGAGTACCGGTGGGTCCTATTCGTTGCTGACCAATGTCTCCCCACGGCCGGTAGTTATATTGAAACCGCGCCGAAGGGGTATAGGTAAGTTTCCCGAGGCCATTTACTTTAAGTCCTGTAGGAATTTCCCAATCCGTCTGGAACCAGTTAGAAAGATACCAGTAGTCGGCAAACCGTTCCCCTTCGGTAGCCTTGTATTCAGAACTATTTTCTTCGTTAACATAAAACCCCTGATAGGCCTTTACCGTAAGGGTCGTAAAACCTACGGGGAAGGAGATGCCGAGTCCCGTGGTTGTTTTGTATTCAAATCCATATTGATAGGTGTATCCAAAGGTATGATCCGAATCGAGGTCCCAGTTAAGGTCGAAGGCCCTAAAAGGGAAATTAGAGTCTAACTCAATAAAGAGGGTTCCCTGTTTAAAGTCCAGTTCATTAAGGGGTTCCCGATCGATGGTATAGCCCAGATCTATCTTAAGAGGCTGGAGGGTTCCTAAAAAATTGTAGTCCCGGGCCTTTGCACTGAGTTCAAGCCCCGTATTGGAATCGTATTTAAAGTAGGGGAGGGCAATGATGTTCCAGGTATCCTTCGTGTAAATAGTCAAATCCACAGGAATCCGTCCATCCCCATCGGGTTCTGCCAGGATATATTCTACCCGGACTGAAGCAAGGGCCCGCTGATTCAAAAGGAGCTGCTTTTTTTCCTGTACATATTGTTCCAGGACTTCTTTGCCAATCAGGGCTTCCCCTTCGGTAAGTTCCGCCGCATTCCGAAGGGCGTAGGGCTGGGAAATCCCTTCCCGGTAAAAAGTGATATGCCGAATATAGTAAACGGTTTCATCTCTGCTTTGCTGAACCTGCGCGAAAAGATGGGGGGCACCAGGCATTAGAGTGAAAAGAATAAGGCAGAGAGATACCGCACGAGGGGTTTTCCTTTTTTTCATACCAGGTCCTTTATTTAGGGAATAGCTGTACGAACGCTTCAAACGAAAGCGGGAGGATCGTACAGGTCTCTTCGGTGGGAACAATAAAACGGAGCCCCCGCTCCTGATTCTTTTTATCGAGTCCCATGGGGCGGACAAGATGTTCCCACGAGATAGTTCCATTATAGAGGGGCGCCGTTTCGTATCCTAACTGGTCTAAAAGATTAATAATCCATCGGCCTTTCTCTTGGGGGGTGTGCCCCGTTACGACCCCGAGCCGGCATGCCTGGGCAATGCCCCACGCAACGGCTTCGCCATGGCTTATGGCTCCCAGTCCAAGGATTGCCTCCAAAGCATGGCCGAAGGTATGTCCCAGATTAAGCAGGGCCCGCTTACCTCCCCGCTCTTCGGGATCTTCGCTTACGATTTTGGCTTTTACTTCGATGGAACGAAGGATCAGTTCTCCAATAAGCTCATACAATTCAGGGGCTTTGCTTCTGGGTGGTGGCAATGCGTTCAAAGAAACAGTCCCATGGGAATCGGTATTCCCTTCTGAGGGATCCAGGTTAGTAGATAGGGGGGGCGGACTGAAGGTGTCTCCGGAGCCCCTTCCAAGGTTTTCCTGCGACGAAACAGGATTAAAAAGACTGTTCCATAAAGGAACTGTTTCTTCAATGAGGGAAAGGATTCCAGGATCTCCGATGATGCCGGTTTTTATGATTTCCGCAAACCCACTTTTCCATTCCCTGAGGGGAAGGGTTTCAAGGGTGATAAGAGGAGCCCATACTACTGAAGCAGGATAAAAGCTTCCGATAAGATTCTTTATTCCAAAGGCATCAAAGCCGGTTTTCCCACCCAGGGCAGCATCCACCATACCGAGCAGGGTAGTTGAAACAAGCC
It encodes:
- a CDS encoding UDP-glucuronic acid decarboxylase family protein — encoded protein: MSYTNPYRKRILVTGGAGFIGSHLCERLLQEGNEVICVDNFYTGSKRNIAHLLTNPYFEVIRHDVTFPLYVEVDEIYNLACPASPVHYQFDPVQTTKTSVHGAINMLGLAKRLKVKILQASTSEVYGDPSVHPQVEEYWGNVNPIGIRACYDEGKRCAETLFFDYHRQHKLQIKVARIFNTYGPNMHPNDGRVVSNFIVQALKGEDITVYGDGSQTRSFCYVSDLVSGLIKLMNTDPSITGPINLGNPGEFTILELAEKVIKLTGSKSKIIFKPLPQDDPKQRRPDISKAKEILHWQPAIPLEEGLKYTIDYFKKLFGEQ
- a CDS encoding alpha-1,2-fucosyltransferase, producing the protein MHILFNGTGRLGNQLFQLNGVDSATKEIKKRKFILLNMPSINECLDTTLVLNIINNKIIVKLFDKYLCYVLNFLRKIRIIGSIYCSFDHYNGYKLENHYFLKKGIFPFIWIPTFYFQKAELAKNVSFSIKETHIHKAHMFLDSLPKKKNFVFVHIRKTDYITFDVLGKTGADLPLSYYHRATKIFTETINNPFFIFLTDDSEYVLHNFPNLSEKAISNLDQYGDLALMSLCEYGVLSNSSFSWWGAFFMKNRKKVIAPRYWLGFKSQIEYPSGIIAPWMDVIDVE
- a CDS encoding glycosyltransferase, with protein sequence MNKFLDLCLFETEEQKKLENLPVWELAERRFNDFLNQSLPITQRIPRIIHQIWLGSPVPEAYKTFMQSWKLYHPDWEYILWDEEKIKKLGLKNKIAYNLSPSYGIKSDIARYEILYRFGGIYVDTDFECLKNFEPIIEGCGFFAGHSNGSTINIINALIGTYPQNFFFEELLEATKRPLFSTDGMKVINHSGPGLFTELFIKNMAINLSAVIFPSLYFYPYPNYELSKNLDIKTIKKTYIGHESYAIHYWEASWIKNRWQKKIKSIVKKMLGIKS
- a CDS encoding ABC transporter ATP-binding protein — protein: MIVSKLRKIIDPIRTTLSFFEKEDKIKLSIIFILMFFSALIEMVGIGSILPFITILSNPESIHTNELLRFLYQFLHFSSVSSFIVFLGLVFVFFILLSNVSKALITYVAKKFTLLRIHKLSVKLLTKYLYAPYEFFVTHNSSELLRNIQKEVNNIVGNVLNPFMDIVSRGLISLLLIILLVMVNPLIALVTAVIIISSYSILYTLIRKTIERLGRERLVVEGKSTKALLEAFGGIKDIQILGREYHFIEDFSVPTKQYALSYAINELLSDLPKYILETLIFGLMVLFATFYFLLVKDFSTILQTFTLFALAGYRLMPSIQSVFRSIASLNYFTSSVDTLKEHFRMPIYLPASEKEETKLRLREGIRLNNISFRYATANEALFQNINLRIPAHATIGIAGRTGSGKSTLVDIIIGLLRPQEGTILIDDTPLSENNMRNWRRNIGYVPQFIFLSDDTVRHNIAFGFSDTEIDNGAVERAAKMAHIHDFIINELPQGYDTIIGERGVRLSGGQRQRLGIARALYHEPEILIFDEATSALDTITERTILEAIEELQRSKTIIIIAHRLTTIEKCDRIYLLEQGRIIAEGNYTELLTNRAFKKYIESTQHAEIKQKKHE
- a CDS encoding UDP-glucose/GDP-mannose dehydrogenase family protein; the encoded protein is MAKIAVIGTGYVGLVSGACLADFGNFVTCVDNNSEKIEALKKGIIPIYEPGLDDVVARTVAAGRLSFTTNLAAAVQANEVAFIAVGTPPADDGSADLRYVEQVAREIGRAINKYTVVVDKSTVPVGTARKVMGWIREELEKRGPEAARIEFDVVSNPEFLREGSAVQDFTHPDRVVIGAESDRARELMKDVYRALYLNETPYIETNLETAEMIKYASNAFLAVKITFINEVANLCEKVGANVQDVARAMGRDGRIGAKFLHPGPGYGGSCFPKDTQAMARIGRDYGEPLTLVETTIAANERQKQRMVKKIEDGLGGPGSLKGKTIAILGLAFKPNTDDMRESPAITICEGLVTRGAQLRAFDPAAMKEASWRLSAIKDSLYYAHDEYEAIEGADALVILTEWNQFRNLDLERVRRLLRAPYFFDLRNIYKRHEVEAAGFTYFAVGK
- a CDS encoding 3-dehydroquinate synthase family protein codes for the protein MSFHLAVSQKIPSSRTYQFGSKKTTLVLTQELPSLEELCGNHSASSTLIICDENTKRYGELLVRENRSPSNSGTPFSTFSEELEKSSADNTENSLPPISRGTPALCVLPAGEAHKGWPTVERILASASQAGMKRDGLFIGIGGGVITDLVAFAASIYMRGVEVRLVSTTLLGMVDAALGGKTGFDAFGIKNLIGSFYPASVVWAPLITLETLPLREWKSGFAEIIKTGIIGDPGILSLIEETVPLWNSLFNPVSSQENLGRGSGDTFSPPPLSTNLDPSEGNTDSHGTVSLNALPPPRSKAPELYELIGELILRSIEVKAKIVSEDPEERGGKRALLNLGHTFGHALEAILGLGAISHGEAVAWGIAQACRLGVVTGHTPQEKGRWIINLLDQLGYETAPLYNGTISWEHLVRPMGLDKKNQERGLRFIVPTEETCTILPLSFEAFVQLFPK